The Sesamum indicum cultivar Zhongzhi No. 13 linkage group LG6, S_indicum_v1.0, whole genome shotgun sequence genome has a segment encoding these proteins:
- the LOC105164983 gene encoding carbon catabolite repressor protein 4 homolog 4-like isoform X2 yields the protein MSTTPGPLCRKFVPVEQSEVTSISKPASFKFRLVSYNILAQAYVKSTYFPHSPAPCLKWKARSQAILTILKSLEADFLCLQEVDEYDTFYKKNMENLGYASIYIQRSGRKRDGCGIFYNQNSAELVIEEEIDYNDLVDTVEDGTTSPKEKYGVLVSGNKEEPKAGSKLKDSQADRGDPNDPRVRLKRDCVGIMAAFRLQNPSSHHVIIANTHLYWDPEWADVKIAQAKYLLSRLAAFKDLVSDKFDCSPPIILAGDFNSVPGDQVYQYLVSGTNSMGPEMADDLPMPLSSVYAFTRGEPEFTNCTPGFTGTLDYIFFSPSGDLKPVSYLELPEAESSDVIGGLPNYFHPSDHLPIGAEFELEA from the exons ATGAGTACGACCCCAGGACCGCTGTGTCGAAAGTTTGTTCCAGTTGAGCAGAGTGAAGTTACTTCAATTAGTAAACCTGCTA GCTTCAAATTTCGGCTTGtatcttataatattttggctcAG GCATACGTGAAAAGTACTTACTTTCCACACTCACCAGCACCTTGTCTCAA GTGGAAAGCTCGGTCTCAAGCCATTTTAACCATTCTTAAGAGCCTCGAGGCGGATTTCCTTTGTCTACAG GAAGTGGATGAGTATGATACCTTCTATAAGAAGAATATGGAGAACCTTGGCTATGCCAGCATCTACATCCAAAGAAGTGGGAGAAAACGTGATGGATGTGGGATCTTTTATAATCAAAACAG TGCAGAGTTGGTCATAGAAGAGGAAATAGACTACAACGATCTGGTGGACACAGTTGAAGACGGAACAACCTCACCCAAAGAAAAATACGGCGTGCTAGTTAGTGGAAATAAAGAGGAACCAAAAGCTG GTTCAAAGCTGAAAGATAGTCAAGCTGATCGTGGAGATCCAAATGATCCTCGTGTGAGATTGAAGCGTGACTGTGTAGGAATCATGGCTGCCTTTAGACTTCAGAATCCTTCCTCTCATCATGTTATTATCGCTAACACTCATCTTTATTG GGATCCAGAGTGGGCTGACGTGAAAATTGCACAGGCTAAATACTTGCTTTCACGCCTTGCTGCATTCAAAGACCTAGTATCGGACAAATTTGATTGCTCGCCTCCAATAATTCTGGCTGGCGACTTCAATTCAGTCCCTGGAGATCAG GTGTATCAGTACCTAGTCTCAGGCACCAACTCGATGGGGCCAGAGATGGCAGACGATCTGCCAATGCCACTGTCAAGTGTGTACGCATTCACAAGAGGAGAACCGGAGTTCACAAACTGCACTCCTGGTTTTACGGGTACACTCGACTATATCTTCTTTTCGCCTTCAGGAGATTTAAAACCAGTAAGCTATCTTGAGCTTCCGGAAGCAGAATCCTCCGATGTAATTGGTGGGTTGCCGAACTATTTTCATCCGAGCGACCACCTTCCCATCGGGGCTGAGTTTGAACTTGAGGCATAG
- the LOC105164983 gene encoding carbon catabolite repressor protein 4 homolog 4-like isoform X1, with the protein MLRCSYLVPGLRVACCSKMSTTPGPLCRKFVPVEQSEVTSISKPASFKFRLVSYNILAQAYVKSTYFPHSPAPCLKWKARSQAILTILKSLEADFLCLQEVDEYDTFYKKNMENLGYASIYIQRSGRKRDGCGIFYNQNSAELVIEEEIDYNDLVDTVEDGTTSPKEKYGVLVSGNKEEPKAGSKLKDSQADRGDPNDPRVRLKRDCVGIMAAFRLQNPSSHHVIIANTHLYWDPEWADVKIAQAKYLLSRLAAFKDLVSDKFDCSPPIILAGDFNSVPGDQVYQYLVSGTNSMGPEMADDLPMPLSSVYAFTRGEPEFTNCTPGFTGTLDYIFFSPSGDLKPVSYLELPEAESSDVIGGLPNYFHPSDHLPIGAEFELEA; encoded by the exons ATGCTGAGGTGCTCTTACTTGGTTCCTGGATTAAG GGTAGCTTGTTGCAGCAAGATGAGTACGACCCCAGGACCGCTGTGTCGAAAGTTTGTTCCAGTTGAGCAGAGTGAAGTTACTTCAATTAGTAAACCTGCTA GCTTCAAATTTCGGCTTGtatcttataatattttggctcAG GCATACGTGAAAAGTACTTACTTTCCACACTCACCAGCACCTTGTCTCAA GTGGAAAGCTCGGTCTCAAGCCATTTTAACCATTCTTAAGAGCCTCGAGGCGGATTTCCTTTGTCTACAG GAAGTGGATGAGTATGATACCTTCTATAAGAAGAATATGGAGAACCTTGGCTATGCCAGCATCTACATCCAAAGAAGTGGGAGAAAACGTGATGGATGTGGGATCTTTTATAATCAAAACAG TGCAGAGTTGGTCATAGAAGAGGAAATAGACTACAACGATCTGGTGGACACAGTTGAAGACGGAACAACCTCACCCAAAGAAAAATACGGCGTGCTAGTTAGTGGAAATAAAGAGGAACCAAAAGCTG GTTCAAAGCTGAAAGATAGTCAAGCTGATCGTGGAGATCCAAATGATCCTCGTGTGAGATTGAAGCGTGACTGTGTAGGAATCATGGCTGCCTTTAGACTTCAGAATCCTTCCTCTCATCATGTTATTATCGCTAACACTCATCTTTATTG GGATCCAGAGTGGGCTGACGTGAAAATTGCACAGGCTAAATACTTGCTTTCACGCCTTGCTGCATTCAAAGACCTAGTATCGGACAAATTTGATTGCTCGCCTCCAATAATTCTGGCTGGCGACTTCAATTCAGTCCCTGGAGATCAG GTGTATCAGTACCTAGTCTCAGGCACCAACTCGATGGGGCCAGAGATGGCAGACGATCTGCCAATGCCACTGTCAAGTGTGTACGCATTCACAAGAGGAGAACCGGAGTTCACAAACTGCACTCCTGGTTTTACGGGTACACTCGACTATATCTTCTTTTCGCCTTCAGGAGATTTAAAACCAGTAAGCTATCTTGAGCTTCCGGAAGCAGAATCCTCCGATGTAATTGGTGGGTTGCCGAACTATTTTCATCCGAGCGACCACCTTCCCATCGGGGCTGAGTTTGAACTTGAGGCATAG